From Vidua macroura isolate BioBank_ID:100142 chromosome 30, ASM2450914v1, whole genome shotgun sequence, one genomic window encodes:
- the LOC128820698 gene encoding olfactory receptor 14A16-like: MSNSSSISHFLLLALAETRQLQLLHFCLLLGISLAALLGNGLIISAVACGHHLHTPMFFFLLNLALSDLGSICTTVPKAMHNSLWDTSTISYSGCAAQVFFFLFCTATEFYLLTIMCYDRYVSICKPLHYGTLLGSRACAHMAAAAWACGFLNALTQTANTFSLPLCHGNALGQFFCEIPQILKISCSKSYLREFGLLTVSACLVFCCFVFIVFSYVQIFRAVLRIPSEQGRHKAFSTCLPHLAVVSLFVSTGIFAYLKPSSMSSPSLDLALSVLYSVVPPALNPLIYSLRNQELKAAVRRLMTGWFQEH, from the coding sequence atgtccaacagcagctccatcagccacttcctcctgctggcactggcagagacgcggcagctgcagctcctgcacttctgcctcttgctgggcatctccctggctgccctcctgggcaacggcctcatcatcagcgccgtagcctgcggccaccacctgcacacgcccatgttcttcttcctgctcaacctggccctcagcgacctgggctccatctgcaccactgtccccaaagccatgcacaattccctctgggacaccagcaccatctcctactcaggatgtgctgcacaggttttcttttttcttttctgcactgCAACAGAGTTTTATCtcctgaccatcatgtgctacgaccgctacgtgtccatctgcaaacccctgcactacgggaccctcctgggcagcagagcttgtgcccacatggcagcagctgcctgggcctgTGGATTTCTCAATGCTCTCACGCAAacagccaatacattttccctgcccctgtgccatggcaatgccctgggccagttcttctgtgaaatcccacagatcctcaagatctcctgctccaaatcctatCTCAGGGAATTTGGACTTCTTACTGTTAGTGCCTGTTTggtattttgttgttttgtgttcattgttttctcctatgtgcagatcttcagggctgtgctgaggatcccctctgagcagggacggcacaaagccttttccacctgcctccctcacctggccgtGGTCTCTCTGTTTGTCAGCACTGGTATATTTGCCTACCTGAAGCCCTCCTCCatgtcctccccatccctggatctggccctgtcagttctgtactcggtggtgcctccagccctgaaccccctcatctacagcctgaggaaccaggagctcaaggctgcagtgaggagacTGATGACTGGATGGTTTCAGGAACATTAA